The following is a genomic window from Benincasa hispida cultivar B227 chromosome 7, ASM972705v1, whole genome shotgun sequence.
GAAAAGTGTTGTCCATGAGCTGGATCTAATAACTGACTTACTTGGTACTCCTTCAGCTGAATGTATTGCTAAGGTTTCTATTTCAGATTTTATCTTTACATTTTTCGTATATTGGGCTCTGATCCTGATTATAAACTGACGTTGTTCTTACTTATAGATTCGTAATGAAAAGGCTAAAAGGTATTTGAGTGGCATGAGAAAAAAGAATCCAATACCTCTGTCGCAAAAGTTCCCTAATGCAGATCCACTAGCTCTTCGTTTACTTGAACGTCTACTTGCATTTGATCCCGAAGATCGTCCTTCTGCAGAGGAGGTGGGATTCAGTGATACTAATCTTTAACACCTCTTTTAATTATCATCACTTTTTGCAGAACTTATGAATCTCTCATGTTCTTTTGTGTAGGCATTAGCTGATCCTTATTTCCATGGACTGGCAAATCTGAAGGATGAACCATCCAGGCAACCTATCTCAAAACTTGAGTTTGAGTTTGAAAGAAGAAAGTTGACCAAAGATGATGTTAGAGAGCTTATTTATAGAGAAGTATGACCCTCATTAAATGATTGCTTTATATAACTGCTGCACAGGTTTTCTTTACTTTTGGGTCTCAAGCATTTCTGATTAGCCCACTCAAACTATTCTTTGAAATTTGACAGATTTTAGAGTATCACCCTCAGATGCTACAGGAATACCTTCAAGGCTCTGGGAGTCACTTTTTGTATCCCAGGTAACAAACTCTTACTGATTTATTAATCGGTTATTTGGAAGGGataatattaatttcttttgtttaactttaaaaatgtttaaattagtgGAATTGATCGATTCAAGCGACAATTTGATCATCTTGAGGAACGCTCTGGTAAAGATGCGAGAGGCAGTCCACTTCTAAGGAAGCATGCCTCCTTGCCTAGGTATATAATTAGTGTTTGAACAAACATGTATGTATTACAAATTTCACCTTTTGTTTCGTTTGTTTAACATCACCACCTTCTCGTTTGCTTATCTTCGACTATCATAGGGAGCGAATATATACACCAatagatgaagatgatgatgatgaaaaaCGTAAAACTGAACAGCGAAATGCAGCTTCGGCCGAACGTGCAGCGCTTCTAAACCCTCCTGGACCTGCTTATTCATTACCTGTTCGGAACGGTTCTGTTCAAGTAAATTGCAATAGTTATAACCTGTTGAGGAGTGCTAGCATAAATTGTTCTAAATGGGTGGATTAATAATGGGAAGGGTTGCAAGGTAAGTAACACTGACTTATAGTTTTTACTTTGGggcaattgcaaatatagcaatcagaTCCAAAGTATTTGCAGATATAGcacaatgtaaaagaatttatagatatagtaaaatttagattttgtttttgaagtctatcagtgatggaCTATATTGCTAATAGaggtctatcagtgatagatcataTTCCTAGTAGGGGTCTATCAGCGATAAAGTccatcattgatagattttgctatatttgcaatctTTTAAGAGTGTtgcttaattatttttcatgaaaGTGCTATTTAATGCAATTACCCTTTCACACTTTAGTGATCAGAATATTCTCAAATTATATAACTTGTTTGCTTTTCCTTGTAGGAAGGAAAGAATACAACATTGCTAGCCTTCCTCAGATtcttaatttgtaaaattacaCTCATTCATACACCTTTGAACTTTCCATTTAACTTCTATGTTGCTATATGTTTCCACTGGCTGGGCCATTGAAAGTAATTGCCATAACTGACTTGATGGTAGTACAAGGAGAAATGTGTACAAGAAATGCTATATAATGCAAAATTAAGGATCAAATTTATGCTATTTGGCTCAGATATGTTAGCATGGTTTTTAGATCTAGTGAGAATTTGCTTCTCTAACTGTGATTTTATTGCAAAGTGTTGGAAAGTGCTTGATACTCTCATGCTACTTCAAAACACTTGATGAAGATTGGAAGCTAGAAAATGTGACTTCTTAAAGAACCAGCTAACTTTTGTCAATCATCCACTTCGGAACACATTTTTAATCACTCAATTAATATTTTACTcttttaaacataatttttatactAATAAAATTGATTTCGAATAATtaagatcatttttttttagagattttgaaaatgagaAGAGATTTCAATCATTTTAGATTCACTTTTAAATATGCTTGTATGCATTATACACTTGTGTGGCaccatcatcttttggttttacCGATATTTTAAACCGATCGAATCGTATTTGTTTGTCAATTTTGTTGGTTTTGTTGTGAACCCTAATCTTGGCCTCAATCTACGTAGAACCATAAAGTAACATGGCATTTTAACGTATCttataatctatacataaaacattcctgaaaattaaaaaaaatatatttgttttttttagttcCTAGCAACGAATAATTGATTTATAGCAAATAACAATTCTGAATGGTTACATTTTTTATGTATTCTTAAAAtttgataactttttttttgttggacTGTTTAATGTTTTTGGAATAACTTATggaaatatactttttaaacgCAATCATTTTGTTTCTATAAGCACTCCTGAAAAATAATAGTAATTTAACGTGTGTTTATAGTATAGCttattaaatgataaaaaatgataaaaaatggtGTTTATaacttattaaattattttagatgATAAAAAAtgggataattgttttaaatggtaaaactaccGAAAATACTTCAAGTAAAATGtcagtctatcagtaatagaccaCGATATATATCTATCGGTGGACAATAGACCACAATAGACATCTAttagacactgatagatgtctGACGATTTATCgcaatctatcactgatagataatgacattttactatattcgaaaataagttggttcattttttctttatttgaaaacgaTCTTATAAAATGTTATCTAAGAATATCTTGataactaaataaatattatagaaaagTCATTTTTGGATAATCCATCTCTTGAGAGTTTCTCCAAAcagtaattttaaattaatcaaaatatttgTTTCAAAAGAGTATTGAATTGCAATAAAATGATATGGACCTCAAAACCGATTTCAAGACATGATAAAAACACAAATATAACCAAATCAATTAAGAGAAAACAAACCAAATGCATAGAAAAGGCGcatacaacacaagaaaaaaAGGTCCATGGAGGAGAACCTATTTGAATCCCTTCAAGAGAATCTCCCAAGCTActaacaaaaacaaagaaaagctTCAAATGCACAACATGATTAATAACTTGGAGAGGATGCAAGGTAATtccatggacacaaaattatatttatgcaAAATTTGGTTGATAACAACATATAATTGACTCTCTAGACTTTGCGCCTCACACAATTATCAACACTAAAATGACAAATCCAAA
Proteins encoded in this region:
- the LOC120081856 gene encoding mitogen-activated protein kinase 9-like produces the protein MIEKEFFTEYGEATQYEIEEVIGRGSYGVVASAVDTHSGEKVAIKKINNVFEHVSDATRILREIKLLRFLRHPDIVDIKHIMLPPSRREFKDLYIVFELMECDLHHVLKTNDDLTPQHHQFFLYQLLRALKYIHSAHVFHRDLKPKNILANADCKLKICDFGLARASFSDAPSAIFWTDYVATRWYRAPELCGSFFSKYTPAIDIWSIGCIFAEMLASKPLFPGKSVVHELDLITDLLGTPSAECIAKIRNEKAKRYLSGMRKKNPIPLSQKFPNADPLALRLLERLLAFDPEDRPSAEEALADPYFHGLANLKDEPSRQPISKLEFEFERRKLTKDDVRELIYREILEYHPQMLQEYLQGSGSHFLYPSGIDRFKRQFDHLEERSGKDARGSPLLRKHASLPRERIYTPIDEDDDDEKRKTEQRNAASAERAALLNPPGPAYSLPVRNGSVQVNCNSYNLLRSASINCSKWVD